Sequence from the Cucumis sativus cultivar 9930 chromosome 1, Cucumber_9930_V3, whole genome shotgun sequence genome:
CAACAAGCAGCTAAAGATTGCAGGTTATGAAGCTGAAATGTCATCTGAATTACATAGATTAGAGCCAAAAGATAAAGGGTATGCACTTTCTAACCATAGTGAGAAATTGGCCATAGCCTTTGGGGTTCTTGCAACTCCGCCAGGAAGAACCATCAGAATCGCAAATAATATTCGTACTTGCATGGATTGTCATAACTTTGCTAAGTACATATCAAGTGTTTATAACAGAAAAGTGGTTGTTAGAGACCGAAGTCGGTTCCATCATTTCCAAGAGGGTCGGTGTTCCTGCAACGATTTTTGGTAATGACCGGTGTTGTTTTGAACACCATAAAGTCTCAGAATGTGCCACAAGCAGTTTCTGAAGTTGGGTGGCGAGAGTTTGATATTACGACAGAAGCCGAATTAACATGAGAATTGAAAAGAGATATTggattgattttgtaaaattgatttcaagatagttttcattttcttagaCTTAACTAATTAGTAATGGTATGGTAGCtatctatttctatttattttctgGTTAAATTCTTATAAGCATGTTCAcatgtgtttatatatagatatagatatagaaagaaaaatcaaaataatttattgtcaAGTATGTCGGTATCTTACACAAAGAACTGGATTAGATAACTAATTTGGAAGTCCAATCAATCCACgaactaaattaatttgaaatggttttatattattctaaaatcaatttcagtTCCTATCAAATATCGTCGAAAGAAAAGTGATTTTggcaagaaaaaaatatatgatttcgtTTGAActtgaagtttgaaaaaattgcataatttGCTTCCACAGATTAATTTTGGTTTgggatttgaaaatgaaacgaCGAAAGAATTTCTTCAAGTTATTAGACAATGAATCGATCAAAGGATTACTTAATAGACAGAAagcaaattacaaatttttttctttgattcttcATTGACAagcaaatttacaaatttctttatctGATTCTTCATTAACGATTTCTATCCATTCATTACTGTCTTAAATTCCATGAAAATGATACCATAAAACTACTACTTTCAAAAGTACTTTTGACCACATTTTGTAGGCTTCCAGGACATACTTGACAAGAGCTCACAAGCTTCTGTGAAAGCTAATCAAGCAATCCAAATCATAAACCCACCACATTTTGTTGCTCAACAGAAAGAAGTCAAAGTGAACGCTGAACTGAACGTTATTCACTCTTTAAAGAACTTCGCCAACAAACCGATTCTGTATAATTTTCCGGTATTATTAACCCAAAAAACTCAATCCTAGTGTTTCATATGATGAGGTGCACAGTTTGACCTCGtgttattacaaaattttcaattactaGGAACTCTGAATTGACACGATTACATTCTTTTGATAATATCTCAAACAGAAGTTCTCACAAGAAGAAAAGCCGGAAAACAATTCTTGGGATTCAATGCTACTCTCCAAGCATGTTCTGGAAAAGCAAGTTTTTAAGCAGCCACAGCTTGCTTATGTGCAAAAGCAATGCCCTTCTCAATGCTTGCCTTCAGTTCTGGCTTTAGAGCTTCAAGTGCCTTCTGCTCGTACTCAGATAAACCGTGGAGATCAGACGTTACAAAGGCTTCAACTCCTTTCTTCCCGAGCTTAACCCTTGATGCAAAGAAGGGAAGCTCAGTTAGATCAGACTCCACAAAAGTGCACTCAAATACATCACTGTCTCCGTCCAAAGCACGAAGAGATGATTCGACAAATCTTGCTGCAGCATATGCCATTGAAAGGGTAGCAGATCCTGCCCCAGCCTTTGCTTCCACAACTTCGGTTCCCCCATTTTGAGTTCTAATAGTCAGTTCTTGAATTTGTTCGTCTGTAAAACTTACTGAAGGGCGTGCCTTTGATAGCAATGGAAGAATTGTTATTCCAGCATGTCCACCAATAACCGGGACATCAACGTCAATCAGTTTAAGGTTCTTCTTTTCAGCAACGAAAGTATTTGCGCGGACAACATCCAATGTAGTAACCCCAAAAAGCTTCTTTGGATCATACACACCCTTCTGCTTTAGAACTTCTGCTGCTATTGGAACAGTTGAGTTCACAGGGTTGCTAATGATATGGATGAAAGCATCGGGACAGTTATCAGCAACAGCCTCGACCAAACTTTTTACTATGCCAGCATTTATGTTGAAGAGGTCATCACGAGTCATACCGGGCTTTCTCGGAACCCCAGCAGGTATGACAACAACATCTACACCTTTTAAAGCATTGGCTAATTCAGAAGGTCCAGTGAAATCCTGAACTTTTGAGGGAGTGTTACAGTGGCTAATATCAGCAGCAACACCCTTCACATTTGCAATATCATAAAGGTTCAAGGTGGCAACTAACGGCGACATCTTGATGAGAAGTGCCAGAGGCTGACCTATTCCTCCAGCAGCTCCAAGAACAGCAACTTTGTACGAGGCTTGAGGTTGAAGACTTTTGCATAAATTCAGGTTCTCTCTTTGTGCTGAAGGAGCAAGATGACGCCATAGGGCAGCGCTGCTCTGTTTCCCTAGGAAAGATGACTCTGAGTCACAACGAAGGGATGAATCTGCCTTGAGGCCACAGAAGCTCTGAAGCTTCAATGAATTGATTCTTGGGCTAGCAGACTTTGACTGGGAAAACAAGTTGAGTTTAGTATTAAGTGATGCAGTTGCTCCAATTGACAAACTAGTTACTGATGTTGCTGCCATTTCTGACTCTGTTAAAGAAAGAGGCCAGGAAGCGTCAAAATAGATATACTCTAATGAAGTAACACATATAGTCTGGTaagaaaagttatttttttcataaaactatTCAGAAGACTAGATAGTTAAACTCTAGTAAGAAAAACAAGACAACTGCTCCAACTTCAAAAAATATGTTCCATAAAGATGAACAAGATATTCAGATGATTCCCTccagaaaaacaaaagtctTACAAAAACACAAACCATACTAAATAAACAACACAAACGAAAATTTCCAATCCTTGAAATTACAAACATTACCCATATCCTATAATAAAAGTCACAGCAACCTGATACATGttaaaatttaccaaaaatCGAAAGAAGGCAACGATAGACCAGTGACGATGGAAGTAGATACAGTTTCTAAACACAACTAGCTATCCAGATTATTCATATAATAGGTACtacaaaacatatttcaaCTTGTAATTCATCAGTTTTCTCTTGGCTATAAAAGAcgacaaattaagaaaaagaacgACTTGATTGTCCATGTAAAGTGTGGcccaacttttttttgttctaacttaaaaaaaagaacatcaacAAATATCTATCCCCAGAAGCTAAAAAGCACAAGAAAAATGGTAGTAAAAGtaacatcaattttttttttttaaaaaaaggtctctttttccttcattccTTCCcattgagaaaatgaaaggacAATTGAATTCCTAATCGAAACCccatcttcaaaattaaacaatatataaaccAAGTAACGCAGCAGTCAGATCCAAAGCATTTGAAATGAACAGAAACAAATCGATAAAACCACACATTTTGCCGAAAATGGTATGAAGAATGAATGAACATTCAACCGACACCCATCACCGACTTCTTTAgcgaaaaataaacaaagaaatgagaaagaaatcTAACCTTGAAACCCAGAAAAATTGTAGCTCGAAATGGAAGCGGAGAGTGAAAAATCGAAGATTTATGGGCTCTATAGGGTATTAGTCGTAGAAATCTCCGCCTGAAAGCCTTGGACGTAGCACTCTCTTTTTTGAACAGCAAAGCTTtatattctttccttttcttcaaaattactaattttattttctctatttatgtatatatatatatataataataataataataattgttttttaagccaatttgttgtttaattttgtattagaATAAACccattttgtttaaatattactaATTTAGTTCTTGAAACTTGagaattcaaattaaaacacaaCATTAGTGACGTAGCACATGATGTAGTTAGAAATAAGAATATGAATATAATCGATTTATTTACACGCAACTATATGGTCATTGATTAGTCATTAAGTAACAAAGCATTAGAAAATTGAGATATCACATCATTCATTTCACTTAGCTCACCTCGTTAAATtcaatggaaaatgaaatctcAACTACCAATCAATACTTTCTCGagtttaatcaaattatttggCTCTTCAACACCATTAAGAGATTAAGAGATTTTGTTATGATGATTGATTACATAATCaactaaataatataaaaaaccatTGGTCTCTTTGAGAAAAGTAAAGTGATGAAAATTCATTAACATGAAACAACCCATCTACAAAATCTATAAAGATTGGgaaattaaagattttgatctttttaattagatttctCTCATAAACTAACTTTCTCCATCTCCCTCTTCAAAGCATTAGCTCTCACCAAGCTTCCAATGGTATTCACAGCCAATTTCAAGTCATCCAATGGATTCCCAGGAACCACTTTCTTATACAAATAACTGTCGAATGTCATCTTCTGCACATACTCATCGGCGCACATCTCCACAAAAGCTTCCCTCGCCGGATTCGACCTGTAAAACACCTTCTGCAACACATCCAGCACCTTATAAGTTGGCCAGTAAGTTTTATCCCATTTCTCTAAGTACTTCCTCAAGTCCGATTCCTCCACCATTCTCTTCCCATTCTCCGATCCTTCAACGATTGCCTCTGCGCACATTCTCCCGCTCTTCGCTGCAAAATATATTCCCTCGCCAGAGCATTTCGTCACGTACCCAGCTGCATCCCCGACGAGTGCTACTCTCCCAGCTAGTCGTCGTGGACGAGGGTGCTCTGGGATTGGATGTGCTTCAACTCGGATGATCTTCCCTCCTAAGATCTTGTCCTTTGCTCTGTTTCGTGTGGctatttgaaatttcttgaTATCGGCTTTGTGAGTCACTGTGCCGGTGCCGACCGCGACATGGTCGCATTTTGGGAACACCCAACCGTAGAAATCCGGCGATACGTCGTCACCTACGTACATCTCTGCAAGATTCTCGTAGTATACCATTTTGTCATCTGGGATTTTGATTCTCTCCTGAAATTCAAACCCCCAATTCTATCATTTAGCAAAACACATTCTATTATTTTGCGGAAATTTTGAACCATAAACCCTAAGATTGATTGATTTACCTGAAATGCTATGGCGTAATCGTAATCGCCGGCGTCAATGGCCTTAGCAACACGAGAATTAGCTCCGTCCGCACCGATCACGGCGTCGACCTCCAATGTCATCTTCTCTCCGACACCTCCTTTCTTCCCGTCGTACGCAGTGTAATGAAGAACATACGGTGCATTTTGATTCTTCGGAAGTTCCAATTTCATGACCAAGCCATTAATCACATTAGCACCATTCTCGGCTGCTCGATCCCGAAGATACGCGTCCAGAACCTCTCGCCGAACCATCCCAATGTACTCGTGAGGCTTTAGGGTCTGTCCAATGTCGACGGCGACGTTCGATGGAGatatcatcttcatcttcgtGACACGTCGGTCAATCAAGTCCAACGGAAGATCGAATTCACCGACCATACACAGAGGAATCGCACCACCACAGGGCTTGCAGTTGTCGAGCTTCCTCTCGAACAAGAAAGTCTCAACGCCGCCTCTGGCGAGAGTTTCAGCTGCTGATCCTCCAGCAGGACCACCGCCAACCACCGCAACTCTTAGGTTCCGACCGGCGATTTTAGGACTAGTTTTAGCAGCAGCGACATAAAAACGGCGCCGAAATTGGGGGTTTTGGTTGGCCTTCGTTTGGGTGATGAAATGAGGCTTCTCCGTGGAGGATTGGCGGAGGCCAGTGAAGGATTTGAGGGCAACGGAGGCCATTTGGTCGGAGCAGGAAGTGAAGGTGGAAGTGGAGTAATGGCTGTGAGAGGTTCGTAGAgtgatttttatatatttaatggaTATGGTTTGAGATATGAGTAGTTGTTAGCCGTTGGATGGAGAGAATGGACGGTCGATATGAGGAATGGATAATTGCAATGGATTTTTAGGATaccatttttggttttttaaaaatttaaaaattataattacgAATAAGGGATTCCGGTTGTGCCACGTCACCCCTATTTTTGTTTAGTGTTTAATTCTTCCGAAGTAGAAAGAAGATATCAGTCATGCAACCAATTACATAACGCCAACTCATCATCTTccaaaaaaatacaacacaaCAAAATTGTTTGCAAAAGATCAAtttattataactaaaaatagtttatgtgtagtatatcaatttattatgACTAAAAATAGTGTATGTGTAGTGTATTAATTTGTCCAATACATTTATAAtcttctacttttcttttctttttttagcttcaaaattattcaatttgttgaatttttaatttattacaattgaaaattacgtccaaacaaaaatatttagaaaataacaGCAAATCACATCACTACTGTGAATAGGCTACAaagtaaatagtaaatattaggAAGGCTACTCAGACCTATTAGAGGGTTATGAGCTTTTAAATTtcctatttttacaatttaaaaaatagattttacatgcaagttttaaattttaaatattaattcaaccttttaaacacaatttttttctataatacAAACTTCTTCTATtatcattctttttgttttcaaatagaTAGGATTAGAAatcaaaaatacaaatatttattagaccttcctttaaaaaatatttataagataatatatatataatgacaCTTTTATAGCCTATTAaacattctttttaaattttaaagaataccAAATAAACATgtactaaattataaatatataaaatagaaaacacatctaacaaaaaaaatt
This genomic interval carries:
- the LOC101221755 gene encoding geranylgeranyl diphosphate reductase, chloroplastic; translated protein: MASVALKSFTGLRQSSTEKPHFITQTKANQNPQFRRRFYVAAAKTSPKIAGRNLRVAVVGGGPAGGSAAETLARGGVETFLFERKLDNCKPCGGAIPLCMVGEFDLPLDLIDRRVTKMKMISPSNVAVDIGQTLKPHEYIGMVRREVLDAYLRDRAAENGANVINGLVMKLELPKNQNAPYVLHYTAYDGKKGGVGEKMTLEVDAVIGADGANSRVAKAIDAGDYDYAIAFQERIKIPDDKMVYYENLAEMYVGDDVSPDFYGWVFPKCDHVAVGTGTVTHKADIKKFQIATRNRAKDKILGGKIIRVEAHPIPEHPRPRRLAGRVALVGDAAGYVTKCSGEGIYFAAKSGRMCAEAIVEGSENGKRMVEESDLRKYLEKWDKTYWPTYKVLDVLQKVFYRSNPAREAFVEMCADEYVQKMTFDSYLYKKVVPGNPLDDLKLAVNTIGSLVRANALKREMEKVSL
- the LOC101213903 gene encoding malate dehydrogenase, chloroplastic; amino-acid sequence: MAATSVTSLSIGATASLNTKLNLFSQSKSASPRINSLKLQSFCGLKADSSLRCDSESSFLGKQSSAALWRHLAPSAQRENLNLCKSLQPQASYKVAVLGAAGGIGQPLALLIKMSPLVATLNLYDIANVKGVAADISHCNTPSKVQDFTGPSELANALKGVDVVVIPAGVPRKPGMTRDDLFNINAGIVKSLVEAVADNCPDAFIHIISNPVNSTVPIAAEVLKQKGVYDPKKLFGVTTLDVVRANTFVAEKKNLKLIDVDVPVIGGHAGITILPLLSKARPSVSFTDEQIQELTIRTQNGGTEVVEAKAGAGSATLSMAYAAARFVESSLRALDGDSDVFECTFVESDLTELPFFASRVKLGKKGVEAFVTSDLHGLSEYEQKALEALKPELKASIEKGIAFAHKQAVAA